gtctttggcacatccgttgcccgtattttcaattgatgataaccagatctaaaattaattttttagaagTTACAAGCACATtctaactgatcaaacaaataatcaatgcaaggaagaggatacttgttcttaaccgttaccttattcagttgcctgtagtctatgcacatccgaaaacttccatccttcttcacaaataaaacaggagcaccccaaggggatgcacttggtctaataaagcccttacctaacaactcttaaagttgggcttttaactcccttaactccgcgggagccattccctttattcctcttgtgtcgaaacgtgaaactccgatcccctaatactacgtgtcgattcgtgacacccgatcccctaatactacgtgtcggttcgtgacacccgattccctaatactacgtgtcggttcgtgacatccgatcccctaatactacgtgtcggttcgtcaCAACaaatcccctaacctcattcttttagttcatcaagccttcttttatatcaaggaatcatcattaatagagtggatttaaaatttttaagattccacagtatcatcattataatccatcaccatttacataatcacaatatgCAGCAACACAATTAAGCGcatagaagaatttaaaataccacccaatacatatcaattgcTAATTAGAGtgtactatgaaatagcataaaccataacgtacctccactgaagaatttgtgatcaagcaagctacttctcaatgcctttgctttcctcttcacttctccctctctcgttcgttctcccgtcttctctctgttctttctatttttcctttttcaaactctttttcttttaccctaattatcatataattaagtataaaagatgataaaagtaaccaactatttatttcaatgttatctcctttaacccccaagtaaataaattatcaaacttaccccactaatttcataattatatacatgaatagtccaaaacgccccttaacaCTTTTagaagaaatccgacccagtcgaggttacgccactcgtgacggcccgtcgtacctgcgacggtccgtcctgtatggtcatcacagagttcagagactcaatttcagtaaaaggtctgtgacggtccgtcgtggctacgacggtccgtgctgcactTCCGTTGCGAAGTTCAGCGAGTTgattccccgtacccaaatttcagagtttatGTGTTTTGGCACAAAGacactcgacggtccgtcgtgaccatgacggtccgtcgtgtgatccgtcgacacagtcagttattatcaaaagtaattctactgctcgaaacgactaaaaaGGTCGTTACAACTATTTAGCAATCACTCTCGTTGATTATCTTACTTTTTCATAAGGAGATTGGTTTAATTTTAAGTGGGTATTCTTTCAATGCTGCATGTTTTCTTGGTAATTTTTAGCATAACATGGGTATAGTAAATTAAGCACATGTCATTTTGATCTTATATGAGttggtttaaattttattttattttgcctTTACTACGCCATTTTAAGGTGTATTAATATCTACAAATCATGGTTCATCTCTACCTATTCTTGTTTTGCTAGTGGAAATGTTTGATCGTTCTTGTTGATATGGAAGTGGTATCGAATTTAGGTGTTGCATTAATGATAATATACACTGTGTATTGCTCAGAGCAATGCCTACATATCCTTTGTCATGTTGCTTgcctttagtttattttatttgtgtttgGAGTCACTATTTCATGTATTACTTTTATAGGCTTTAGATGTTTACTTCCTCAACTCTTGTTATCATTAAGTGTCAGTTGATATATAGTAGTTCAATCAGGTTTGTTTCAAGTCATCctttattatgatttaatagtGATTTAGGTTTTCATCTTGGATCTTAAAATACATGAGTTAATTTGTTCTCAATCAAAGTTAtgtctcatttgttttatttgattcataTGCAAAtattgtttctttcctttcttgTATGAATCCTTTCTGAGTCCATAATCGAGTTCTTCCCTTTGCCTTCCTAAATCGAGCCATAGAGGCTCAAACCTCTTTTTGTCACCGAGTAAGCTAAGTCATGGGCGTACAGGAAAGAGGGTGAAATGCTAGGGATTGGAAATTGAATTTCAGATTCCAAAAAAGCTCAACAGATAGTTGTATACGTGAAGTATACAttctatatacataatatatggACCCAATAATTGATATCCAGGTTGAGGTGAAGTGAAACATCGCTTAAAATTGAAATGCAGGTCAAGAGGCTCAAGAGAAGGTTGTATACATTCGATATACGTCTAGTATACATCAGTATACAACTATGTATACACAACTTACTTTGGCACAAAATTTGGCCAAGACCCAATTACACGTTTGTTTTGATTCCAGTAGACctaattagattttaaaatggggaaattttacaaaatgtcaatattttgacatttaataGGATCCACTGTCAATACTTCCATTATTTGGTAAAAATGTCAAAGTTTTAGTTTATTGtatctcatttatttattttttatttgttttaattgaaaGAATTAATGTTTAAATAAAGGAGAAATTGAGGGGAGCAAAAAATACTAAAGATGAATGATTGACTAAAACCTTCATcagttaaaaaaattcaaaaataaaaataatcaatcgaCACTCCCATAGCTGAtgaattctttcaaattttgattttcaagatTCTCATACAATTGAAATCTCTTTTTAGTTTCTGTTTGATAGGACAATTTTAGAAAAAACCTTATAAACAATGTTTGAAGAATGATTTTTCTACTACAAGTTCGATCAAATTGTTTGAATACAAATTTAACAAGGTATTTgttgtttcatatttttttctaattgcttataatttttatatgaaatttgaaaaataattgtaaaacataattttttttcatctatattTTGTTTTCGTTGTAAATTCTAAGAACTATGAAcaacatgaatattttatttgttgactttttattttggttgtttatgttttgtttgaAGACATGTTTTTTTGATTGGAtgtttgtttttaatgttttgaCATAAATTGTATCTGTAACATAATACGAATAGGAgcaaatacaatttttaatgacaatcttcaatttttttttgttaatttcacTTTATTTAAATACGTTGTAACCCTTATTGAAATAGATATGATCAATGCAATGTATTTTGTAAGTGATTACTCTGaatacaatttcaatatttttttattatacatatatgttgGCAGACtacattgaaatatgaaaaatacagTTTTGTTCATAAAATGATACAAGGTACTATTATGAATACACACATTTGTTACTTGGATAAAATTTTGTTCATAACAAGACACAAGTACTATTGTGActatatatatttgttgctTGGATACAAGAAACTGTGATCTTGCATGCAAATGCAGTTTCCTgagtaaataatatatataagaaaaactaTTCAACTTGGCAAgcctaaaaatataataagtataCATACTATAACTTAGAAACTACATCACATAAAAACAATTTAGATAATAATGTAACTTTGAAAACATTCAAATAGCATTgctatttgttaaaaaatatatatatataaattttatatgtatgtttactTTACTGATACAAACAAGACTCTCACAAACCATAATGAATACAAACGCATCTATATGCAAAATCATCCAAaatgaattcattaataaatatcATACAACACAAATACATGAAAATGACATAGCATACAACACACATACAAGAAATACACAACAATGAATACAAAACCATCCAATTagaattcattaaaaaatctaaaatatcatattcatgcaaaatGTATTCTTAAATAATTGAATAGCTAccaatgtaaaaaaaaataaaggaatgattaataattttatacattatcaaaaataacaataattgttgccaaaacacaataataaaataaaaaaggaatacaaatacaaactaACAAAAATTGCACGGTCTACATAAGAAATTtgtaaatatattcaatacacATACTAAATTGATTTTGgatacataaaagaaaaaaaatcaaactacattgttgaaaaaaagttattctTTAACTTCGACTCAATATGCAAAATACTAAAcatgcaaaaataattaaatacatttttatcaACTATTTGGTTTTCTCCGTCCTTTTCAAGTACCCCATGAGTAGATGAAGATACAAcatttttttatctaaatttgagaaagaatttgTTCTGATCGTCTCTCTTCCCTCATTTTAGAAGTGGATCCTACATATCCGCTATTTCTTGAATAATCCATagattaaaggatgaaaaatcactaGAAATTTGATGATTAAGTTGAATAGCTCTAGTAAGTCTTTTAGATTCATCCATTGAAGATTGTTATAGTGGTGTAATCGAGATTTATTCTACTTTCAACAattatttagataaaataaaatcaaaaaaaatctaaaaaaaaaagataaagatgaATACATTAATTAATGGGATATGTGTGAACTCAATTTCTGAAGATAAAAAATACCATAAATAAGGTAGAGAGATATGAGAAAGTTTAAAGTTGAATGAgaatataaattagaaaatatgaaagagagagaaaattttttttatttttatttttatatatgagcCAAATTGGAAGAGAGATACGTGGGAAACATGAATAAATGGAAACTaaagatttgtattttttaaaaaataaaaatagttggGTAACATGTATGAATGGGATATACATGGGAAACCTGAATCAATGGAGTTAAAAAAAGtaacttatttataaaattagttgGAAAACATGTAGGCAATAGGAGATAAAATAGAGATTTAATTAGgatacatattatttttcaaaataatgataattttgatatttttaataatatttttaatgtagtGAGGTTTTTACTTgaaacgacccgctaggtcgttttgagaactaggactattttgactttttccccaaaaaaataaataaatagaggaacattttaaactatttaataacTATGAGTATTAGAATTGAATAGTTAATGGGTCACATTCCTAATTAATCGTTACCACTTAACCCATGtatgaaattaaataagtaaaagaataataataatgataatataaaataaaaccaaGACGTGATATTAGGTCGAGAAGTACGAACTGCTGCGGGGTTACGGTGATTTCCTAGTAAGCACTCCAATTTCAAAGTTGTATATGTAATTTGTGCAATGCATCTGAAGgggtataataatattttattttagtttattagaAGGTGATTcaagtttttgttttattatgaaACTGCTATCACGAAAGGTCGGTTAGAATAGGTTTGAATGAATTAAGTAGTGATGCTAGATGAGTGACTGATTTCTTTTGAGGTTTATTTAATGTGACAAATTTTTTGGTGAGTCACAGTGAAACGTGGTGATTCTTgggattgaaaaaaaaagagtgaaatACAACAAGTTATAATATTGTTGGGTTAAAGTAGGAAAAAAATGCCTATGTTAATTAaggaaaatcattaaataatgataaagtgTAGTATAGGGAATTGAGTGATCATTGGCAGCAAATGTCTGCGTGAGTGGAATCTGCATAGTTCcatttaagtattattttattatttttgtcggtaaagtttcatataataattaagtATTTGCTTAAAACTTGAGAGTTTACTTATAGTATTACTCATGAAGTTAATATATGGGTATAGTTAGCAAAAGTGTTTTATGGGTATCGTATTATTGAACATGAATATTATTGGATTCATGATATGAGGGGAATTAAGGCTAAAATATAcgtttgaaattttataatttttcacttAACATTAGAGTTAGGAGTTTGATTATAGATTGACGTGAGTTTGAGTGTAGGCTAGACCTATAGTAATATGTGTATCTATGAACTCACTTGTTTGCGGATATTACACATTTGATAGATTGAGAACGTTCCAAACCTTTGCAAAACGGAGAAAAAATCTTGATGATTCGTGGAAAGAGGTTCGAcatttaaggtatgttaaggCTTTTAAGACTTgatgaaggacgttttcctaattaaagattaaaaaaccAAATAAACAAAGGTGTAAGAGAAAAGAATGGGGGtttcgtatcaatggtgtgacgggctttggtacgagtaccggtgttataaaaaggaaaatttctaCTATAGAGTGtggattgtaatttgagaatgccaagcatatgggcattaagtgatgtattattgacttgaaatcctTGTGTTTTTGACAATCGAGGTGGTTATGTAGTATATCGATATTTGACTTATTCaggtgcatcatcatcccctttattcaaataatattatatatatgcattgacatgagattgagtataattTGGGAACGTCGAGATCGTCCGTGTTGGGGATattgagatgttaagattgtaatttgggctcGTGGAGACCGTCTGTGCGAaatttgtttgatattatgatagtgcgttgacaCTGTCcacacagacacgtggagatcgttcgTGTCGTTATATGGACCTCgtgagtcccccatgggtcatgagcTCTCgttgtatttccgaggagtatcatgtatatacggttgagtgagtactgggtattctgaaaCGATTCattacatggtatcatattgcattgcatttcatcacatcattaatttttgatgattatgtgttttgtttggtgtttggaaagtACTTGATGAACGTAAATagtgaatataatatatatataatttaagaatttattttttttatataaactcatgtcactacttcttcgttgtctttcaatgagacatactgagtacatgtggtttcgtactcatactacacttgttgcactcctTGTGGTGCAtattcgattccgagtaggagcacatctcgaggAGAAGTTTGAGTCCGAGtttggagtgtcttggagttgtggtgagttGCTTGGCTGTTcggtggcccacacctccctctatctttacATATTCTATATttcagtattcagacaggatatcctTTATGTTAGAGTTGtctttttagtttcagacttgcttCGTATTTTAGAAgatcttgtacttatgacaccaaTTCTTGAATAGTATTTCTTTTCAGTTTTccgcattcgtacttataaAAAACTCAGTGTTGGAGATTTGGCAATTTGTTGTCTTTTCACTTATTAGTTAGTTAAGTCTGTTAAAATTTGTTGGTTGAcatacctattggttgggaacataggtgccatcacgactcatGATTTTGGGTcctgacaaatttggtatcagagccctaggttcatcggtctcaagggtacaagagcaatgtcttgtagagtcttgcggatcggtatgaagacgtccatacctatcttcgagagtcTATgggacatttaggaaatattctgttcttttattcattatcgttcacacttgaccttgtagaaattcttatcttgatatctcattctctctcagatggcgaggaatcgtacatcggcaagtggtggtcagAATCCTATTCCTACGCCTGCTTCTAGGAACACTATCCGAGGTAGAGGTAGAGGTTGAGCTCGAGGTCGGGGTACGGGCCGTATAGCAGCACCTGTGGATGGTCAAGTACCAATAGCTACCCAGGGTCGTGATAGGACTGTACCTCATGATGTAGAGGTTATTAATGAggatgtgcaagatcgtgtcgaGTGGGATGGGCCAGCTCACGCTCCACCCAGTACTATTGTCTCGCGgtgcttcaagataccttggctcctatgttaggaatcctagaggggatggcccaggcaggagcattgcctgtcacttctgatggctcacagacccgtgttggaggtcaaactccagATCCGATAGTTGCTCCAGATTCTCAGACTCCCAGGACTTAGCTAGCTGCCGCTGTAGCTCCTCGTTTGGATAGCATGGAGtttccagatatgacatcacatttggtgaacaggccttctatgactattgatgaacaaaagatgtttgggaggttcatactaatgaatcctcctacttatactggtgacttagcTGAGGATGCATATCAATTTATAGTAagttgtcatgagaggttgcataatcttggattagtggagtctcatggagttgactacacagcgtttcagatgactggctctgctaagaagtggtggagggattatattagtagtaggccagctggatcccatccactatcctggactcagtttactcaggtatttctatccaaatttgttccacgcagTGAAAGGGAGCACAAGAGGGCCGAGTTTGAGGATTTGCAGCAAAATAGTATGTCAGttgcagagtatgagggtaaatttcatgccttggctagacatgcttcgatgatacttcccacagaggcttagagagtgagaaggtttgttaaggggctgattattccgatccgtctaggagtttctctggttgctgcttctggtgttccattccagaaagcggtagatgctgctaaggagttggagatgattcggCGTGAAGGATTTGAGCAACGAGAGGGAAAGAGGAATCATTATTcaggtgattatggtggtgctccgTCTAGGAGTCGGGGTTACTAGGGCAGAGGTTATCACCCACAGTCCAGTagacccattcatgctgctATACCAGCGTTTGACGCTGGTTACGCTGGTCATAACTCTTCGAGCTCGGTGCATACTTTGGagggttcatcttctagacctgtAGTTTGTGGAGGGTATTCTGGTCATTTAGGTTCCTCTCATCATCCTGCGTCTCATAGGGTCTGTTTTGAGTGTAGTTATATGcgacactttgtgagagactgccctaggacCAGACGTGGTGGCTTACATCAGGGTTCTCAGGCTTCGACTTCCAGGGCTGCACAACCACCAGCTAGGGGTGGTGTACAGAATGGTAAATGTGGTTCTCATTTAGAAagaggtggttctccttctggtcggggtggtggtcgtggaggttcacaatctgatggaggtcgttctcactgttatgcttttccaggtAGGCCAGAGGCTGAGGCGTCAGATGCTGTTACCACAGGTTTTATTCCAGTTTGTCATCGATCGgctactgtattatttgatccaggatctacttattcttatgtgtccacatattttgctcctattctagatatattatgtgagtctcttgatttggCGATACGTGCTTCTAATCCTGTCGGGATTCTGTAGTTGTAGATCTGGTGTATCGATTATGTACTGTTACCTTGATGGGGTATGAAACTCATGCAAATTTAAAGTTCTTAGacatgatagattttgatgttattctcgGTATGGATTGTttatcttcttaccacgcaattttaaattgtcatacCAAGACAatcactttagctatgcctgaaattcctatagtagaatggagaggttcTCTTCATCACCCTTTTAAGAGTGTGATAACATTTCTTAAGGCTCGTCACTTGgtacagagaggatgtttggcttacttggcccacattcgagatactagtattgagactcctatgcttgagtctattccaaTAGTGAGTGAATTTTTAGAAGTATTTCCGACTGATTTGCCAAGTCTTCCACCAgatcgtgatattgatttttgtattgatgtagACCCAGGTACTCGgcctatttccattcctccttatcgtatggcaccggctgaattgaaagagttgaaggagcagttacaggatttgttgagcaaaggttttattagaccgagtgtatctccttggggtgctccagtgttatttttgaagaagaaagatggatctatgcgtatgtgtattgactatcgacagttgaacaaggtgaCCATTATAAATAAGTACCTgatacctcgtattgatgacttatttgatcagttgcagggtgattcaattttctccaagattgatttgagatctgtctatcatcagctgaaggttagggtggaggatatccctaagacagcttgTCTAACACGTTATGGccattacgagtttttggtgatgtaTTTTTGATTGACTAATGCCTCTgcagcttttatggacttgatgaatggagtttTCAAACCGTATTtggattcctttgttattgtcttcataaaTGATACattgatatactcacgcactAAGCGGGAACATGAACATCATTTGAGGATCGTGCTTTggattctaaaggagaagaagattTATGCAAAgctttcaaagtgtgagttttggcttagttcggtagcattcttgggacatgtactgtccaaggagggtatcatggtggatcctaagaagattgaggcggttagagattgggtcagacctGCTTCAGTTACCgagattcggagtttcttgggccttgcaggttattatcgacggtttgttgaggacttctcatccattgcatctccattaacgAGATTGACACAGAAGGAGGTGACATTTCAGTGGTATGAcgaatgtgaggttagtttccaaaagctcaagactttattgatactgctccgattttgaccctacccgtggagggagagtgtttttttgtatattgtgatgcttctcagATTGTTCTTGGTTGTGTATTAATGTAGAAGTGAaaagtgatagcttatgcttcgagacaATTGAAgcttcatgagaagaattatcctattcatgatttagagtcggcggctgttgtgtttgcattgaaaatttggaggcattatctttatggtgtgcattgtgaggtgttcacAGATCATCGTATCCTccaatatatattcaatcagagaGATATTAATTTGAGGAAGTGGAGATGGTTGGATTTTCTCAAGGACTACGACATGACTATTATTTATC
The sequence above is a segment of the Solanum lycopersicum chromosome 10, SLM_r2.1 genome. Coding sequences within it:
- the LOC138338901 gene encoding uncharacterized protein, which codes for MEFPDMTSHLVNRPSMTIDEQKMFGRFILMNPPTYTGDLAEDAYQFIVFLSKFVPRSEREHKRAEFEDLQQNSMSVAEYEVSLVAASGVPFQKAVDAAKELEMIRREGFEQREGKRNHYSAFDAGYAGHNSSSSVHTLEGSSSRPVVCGGYSGHLGSSHHPASHRVCFECSYMRHFVRDCPRTRRGGLHQGSQASTSRAAQPPARGGVQNGKCGSHLERGGSPSGRGGGRGGSQSDGGRSHCYAFPGRPEAEASDAVTTGFIPVCHRSATVLFDPGSTYSYVSTYFAPILDILCESLDLAIRASNPVGIL